A genomic segment from Roseibium algicola encodes:
- a CDS encoding efflux RND transporter permease subunit — MIRYFAQHPTAANLLMAGFIILGLLNLPGLLLETFPQIPIKRITVTVAYPGATSADVERTVCRRIEDALDGIENIDELKCDSRENLALATVKIMEGKDIDQLMLDIDREINAIDDFPEGVEDPIIEEAGRLSEATSVVITGIDDKPQLKNYAEAVKDRMLKFGGIPQVEISGFSDRQFRIEVRDAAAREVGLTLSEIANTLTRQNVSAPSGEITTVGGSILLRFADERLAADAYASVIVASSPQGGQIKLGDIATISDLFEDEEVETLLNGRLAAVLDISMTRSDDLIKVVERVQEFVDEEQARTAPGIALTIINDGSIILKDRLWMLVNNSLQGLALVVAAMWIFFGGRQAFWIGMGLPVSFLGALAAMSILGLTINMLSMVAMLIVVGIMMDDAIVISENIATRRQKGLGPLEAAVQGTRQVAPGVLSSFVTTTAIFGALAFIEGDLGDLLRVIPMVMLLVLAVSLVEAFLILPNHLSHGATRDTPNWVTRKAESGVGWAREHVIGPCATWSVRNRYFVIGACFMLFLASVSLLAGGVVKFQAFPNVEGDQIEARIELPASATLADTRKVVTEAISALERTDAALSPRNPDGTSLLKNILVRFNENSDAGTSGAHLATIDIDLLDGPLRDAGNQEILKVWRHELPETLDVRRIILTESSIGPAGRAIELRLAHNDLQLLDQASEELQAWLKGYDGVYNISDDLSLGKPELALSLKDGAGAVGLDAKAIADQLRGAYNGITADEVQVGSESFEVDVRLAGSDRNSLGDFELFTVETPSGHRVPLGSVADIRSDRSFTRINRIDRVPTVTVTGDVLLGVANANEVVKDTETSYLPQLLEKYPGLSTSTEGQNAEGAKTQASMVKALGTGLIFVFILLSFQFRSYSEPVVVMTLIPMALIGAVWGHFLMGIDFAMPSMLGFISLAGIVVNDSILLVQFIKDEHDPSLESVAEIAPLGAKARFRAILLTSVTTIVGLLPLLFETSPQAQVLIPLVTSISFGLIGTTLMIVFVVPAFYTILDDFDLTSLARERKAHREKLVAAE, encoded by the coding sequence ATGATCCGCTACTTCGCCCAGCACCCAACCGCCGCCAATCTGTTGATGGCCGGTTTCATCATTCTCGGACTGCTCAACCTTCCGGGTCTTCTGCTGGAAACCTTTCCGCAGATCCCGATAAAACGGATTACCGTGACAGTCGCCTATCCCGGAGCAACCTCAGCCGATGTCGAACGCACCGTTTGCCGGCGCATCGAGGACGCGCTCGACGGGATCGAGAACATCGACGAACTCAAATGCGATTCCCGGGAAAACCTCGCACTTGCGACCGTCAAGATCATGGAAGGCAAGGACATCGACCAGCTGATGCTGGATATCGACCGCGAGATCAACGCGATCGATGATTTTCCCGAGGGCGTTGAAGACCCGATCATCGAAGAGGCGGGCCGCCTGAGCGAGGCGACCTCCGTCGTCATCACCGGAATTGACGACAAGCCGCAGCTGAAGAACTACGCCGAAGCGGTGAAGGACCGCATGCTGAAGTTCGGCGGCATACCCCAGGTCGAGATTTCCGGCTTCTCTGACCGGCAGTTCCGCATCGAGGTGCGCGACGCCGCCGCGCGTGAAGTTGGGCTAACCCTCTCGGAAATCGCAAATACCCTCACCAGGCAGAATGTCAGCGCTCCCTCCGGAGAGATCACGACTGTAGGCGGCTCGATCCTGCTGCGTTTCGCCGACGAGCGCCTTGCCGCGGATGCCTATGCGTCGGTGATTGTCGCCTCTTCCCCGCAAGGCGGCCAGATCAAGCTGGGCGACATTGCCACGATCAGTGATCTCTTCGAGGACGAAGAGGTCGAAACCCTGCTGAACGGCAGGTTGGCCGCTGTTCTCGACATTTCCATGACCCGCAGTGACGACCTGATCAAGGTGGTGGAGCGGGTGCAGGAATTCGTCGACGAGGAACAGGCCCGTACTGCCCCAGGCATCGCCCTGACCATCATCAACGACGGCTCGATCATCCTGAAGGACCGCCTGTGGATGCTGGTCAACAATTCTCTCCAGGGACTGGCGCTTGTCGTTGCGGCCATGTGGATCTTCTTTGGCGGGCGGCAGGCATTCTGGATCGGCATGGGCCTGCCGGTGTCCTTTCTGGGCGCGCTCGCCGCAATGTCCATTCTGGGGCTGACGATCAACATGCTGTCGATGGTGGCCATGCTGATCGTGGTCGGCATCATGATGGACGACGCCATCGTGATTTCAGAAAACATCGCGACACGGCGCCAGAAGGGGCTCGGTCCGCTGGAGGCCGCCGTGCAGGGAACGCGGCAGGTCGCCCCGGGTGTGCTGTCTTCGTTTGTCACGACCACCGCCATTTTCGGTGCACTTGCCTTTATCGAGGGCGACCTCGGTGACCTGTTGCGCGTGATCCCGATGGTCATGTTGCTGGTTCTGGCCGTGTCGCTGGTCGAAGCTTTTCTGATCCTGCCCAACCACCTGTCCCATGGCGCTACGCGCGACACCCCGAACTGGGTAACCCGCAAGGCGGAAAGCGGTGTCGGGTGGGCGCGGGAGCATGTGATCGGTCCTTGTGCCACTTGGTCTGTGCGGAACCGCTATTTTGTCATCGGTGCCTGCTTCATGCTTTTCCTGGCTTCGGTCTCGCTGCTGGCCGGCGGCGTCGTTAAATTCCAGGCGTTTCCGAACGTGGAAGGCGACCAGATCGAAGCGCGGATCGAACTGCCGGCAAGTGCGACGCTCGCCGACACGCGCAAGGTCGTGACAGAGGCAATCAGTGCGCTGGAACGCACGGATGCGGCGCTGTCGCCGCGCAATCCGGATGGAACATCCCTCCTCAAGAACATACTGGTGCGGTTCAACGAAAACAGCGATGCCGGCACCAGCGGAGCACATCTGGCGACCATCGACATTGACTTGCTGGACGGGCCCCTTCGTGACGCAGGCAACCAGGAGATCCTGAAAGTCTGGCGCCACGAACTGCCCGAAACGCTCGACGTCCGGCGCATCATTCTCACCGAATCCAGCATCGGTCCGGCGGGACGCGCCATCGAATTGCGCCTGGCCCACAATGACCTGCAATTGCTCGACCAGGCTTCTGAAGAGCTTCAGGCCTGGCTCAAGGGCTATGACGGCGTCTACAACATTTCCGACGATCTCAGCCTCGGAAAACCGGAACTGGCCCTGTCTCTCAAGGACGGAGCCGGGGCGGTCGGCCTTGATGCCAAGGCGATCGCCGACCAGCTGAGAGGGGCCTACAACGGCATTACCGCCGATGAGGTGCAAGTCGGTTCGGAAAGCTTCGAGGTCGATGTCCGCCTTGCCGGCAGCGACCGCAACAGCCTTGGCGATTTCGAACTCTTCACCGTGGAGACCCCTTCAGGTCACCGGGTCCCGCTTGGCTCCGTCGCCGACATCCGGTCCGACCGCAGCTTCACGCGGATCAATCGTATTGACCGGGTACCGACCGTGACGGTCACTGGCGACGTTCTTCTCGGTGTCGCCAATGCCAACGAAGTCGTCAAGGACACGGAAACGAGTTACCTGCCACAACTCCTGGAAAAATACCCCGGATTGAGCACTTCGACCGAGGGGCAGAATGCGGAAGGCGCCAAGACGCAGGCGTCCATGGTCAAGGCGCTCGGCACCGGCCTGATCTTCGTGTTCATCCTGCTGAGTTTCCAGTTCCGCAGCTACAGCGAACCGGTCGTGGTGATGACGCTCATCCCCATGGCGTTGATTGGCGCGGTCTGGGGGCACTTCCTGATGGGCATCGACTTTGCGATGCCAAGCATGCTGGGCTTCATTTCGCTAGCCGGGATCGTGGTCAATGATTCAATCCTGCTGGTCCAGTTCATCAAGGACGAGCATGACCCATCGCTGGAAAGCGTTGCAGAGATCGCTCCACTGGGTGCCAAGGCCAGGTTCCGTGCGATCCTGCTGACGTCGGTGACCACAATCGTCGGCCTGCTGCCGCTGCTGTTCGAAACAAGCCCTCAGGCACAGGTATTGATCCCGCTGGTGACTTCGATCTCCTTCGGACTGATCGGCACGACACTCATGATCGTCTTCGTGGTTCCGGCGTTCTATACCATCCTCGACGATTTCGACCTGACCTCGCTCGCCCGGGAACGCAAGGCGCATCGGGAGAAGCTGGTGGCCGCCGAATAG
- a CDS encoding protein phosphatase CheZ, protein MERLDLVASMKQENIARVIDFLQENKNRQGEVSLTDVMHLAEVMSGSMHDFLSTVQPAVTEELTVIAKEIRRMKEEISQLRANDMTGSKIPDAGRELDAIVEATEEATNTIMEAAEEIMGADASDQEAYQELVSNKMISIFEACTFQDITGQRISKVVATLRYIDERVTSFIEQLRIPEDLDATLVETESERRKRELILHGPQHSGEGVSQDDIDALLGGAQADIDKLFD, encoded by the coding sequence ATGGAAAGGCTCGACCTGGTGGCCAGTATGAAACAGGAAAACATTGCCCGAGTCATAGACTTCCTGCAGGAAAACAAGAACAGGCAAGGTGAAGTTTCCCTGACCGACGTGATGCATCTTGCAGAAGTCATGTCGGGTTCGATGCACGACTTTCTGTCGACCGTACAACCGGCCGTCACGGAAGAACTGACCGTCATCGCCAAGGAAATCAGGCGCATGAAGGAGGAAATCTCCCAACTGCGCGCCAACGACATGACTGGCAGCAAGATCCCGGACGCCGGACGGGAACTGGACGCCATCGTTGAGGCGACGGAAGAAGCCACCAACACCATCATGGAAGCGGCCGAAGAGATCATGGGCGCCGATGCCAGCGACCAGGAAGCCTATCAGGAACTGGTCAGCAACAAGATGATCAGCATCTTCGAGGCTTGCACCTTCCAGGACATTACCGGCCAGAGAATTTCCAAGGTGGTCGCAACGCTTCGTTACATCGACGAGCGTGTGACTTCCTTCATCGAACAACTGCGTATTCCGGAAGATCTCGATGCGACACTCGTCGAGACAGAGTCGGAGCGCCGCAAGCGCGAGCTGATCCTCCATGGTCCGCAGCATTCAGGCGAAGGTGTTTCGCAGGACGATATCGATGCCCTTCTGGGCGGCGCACAGGCGGATATCGACAAGCTGTTCGACTGA
- a CDS encoding response regulator, with the protein MALDLQMPVLVVDDYKTMIRIIRNLLKQLGFEDIDDAADGTEALEKMKQRRYGLVISDWNMEPMTGYELLKQVRADGSLSKTPFIMVTAESKTENVIAAKKAGVNNYIVKPFNAQTLKGKIEAVFSD; encoded by the coding sequence ATGGCCCTTGATCTTCAGATGCCGGTCCTCGTGGTCGATGACTACAAAACGATGATTCGCATCATTCGGAACCTGCTCAAGCAACTCGGTTTCGAAGACATCGACGATGCTGCGGACGGCACCGAAGCTTTGGAAAAAATGAAACAGCGCCGTTATGGCCTGGTGATTTCCGACTGGAACATGGAGCCGATGACCGGTTACGAGCTGCTGAAGCAGGTTCGTGCCGACGGCAGCCTCAGCAAGACGCCTTTCATCATGGTGACTGCTGAATCCAAGACGGAAAACGTCATCGCCGCCAAGAAAGCCGGCGTGAACAACTACATCGTGAAGCCTTTCAATGCTCAGACGCTGAAAGGCAAGATCGAGGCGGTCTTCTCCGATTGA
- a CDS encoding MaoC family dehydratase, with protein MLELQKLCFEDLSVGMSEVLVKHVSSSDVVGFAEVSGDRNPIHLSEHFAARTPFKTRIAHGLYTASLISAVLGTRLPGPGAIYLSQTLNFKAPVRIGDDVKVTVTVEELMERGNRARLSCICSVDDTVVLEGEALVKVPGRDEDQSGL; from the coding sequence ATGTTGGAACTGCAAAAACTCTGCTTCGAAGATCTTTCCGTGGGTATGAGCGAAGTACTCGTGAAGCATGTAAGTTCTTCCGACGTGGTCGGCTTTGCGGAAGTATCCGGCGATCGGAATCCGATTCATCTGTCCGAACATTTTGCCGCCCGCACGCCCTTCAAGACGAGAATCGCCCATGGCCTCTATACGGCCAGCCTGATCTCGGCCGTGCTCGGCACCCGCCTTCCCGGCCCCGGCGCGATCTATCTGTCGCAGACGCTCAATTTCAAGGCACCGGTCAGGATCGGCGACGACGTCAAGGTGACTGTCACCGTCGAGGAACTGATGGAGCGCGGCAACCGTGCCCGCCTTTCCTGTATCTGCAGCGTCGACGACACCGTGGTTCTGGAAGGCGAGGCACTGGTGAAGGTTCCCGGCCGGGACGAAGATCAATCAGGTCTTTGA
- a CDS encoding bifunctional riboflavin kinase/FAD synthetase, which produces MSSTDPSSFPIIESLDAFPADLKGGIVAIGNFDGVHRGHRAVLDAALGLGHGTHHPVYAMSFEPHPRTVFNPSKPVFRLTPPQQKLDLLRLCGLDGALILPFTREFAGIEANAFVQDILIDTLGISHAVTGYDFHFGRARQGTPDYLRSAGADHGFGVTIVQREEDEGAEVISSTRIRDGLSRGDIAQANGLLGYRWFFEADVRHGDKRGRDLGYPTANMSLTEDCPLKQGIYAVKVRVDGAWHDGVASYGRRPTFDNGAALFEVFLFDFAGDLYGKTLRVHLVSYLRGEEKFDSVEALIAQMDRDSEEARAALGSLQPLSELDMKLLDLSA; this is translated from the coding sequence ATGAGCTCCACTGATCCCTCCAGCTTTCCGATCATCGAAAGCCTGGATGCCTTTCCGGCGGACCTGAAAGGCGGTATCGTTGCCATCGGCAACTTCGACGGCGTTCACAGGGGCCACCGTGCCGTGCTCGACGCCGCGCTCGGTCTTGGCCACGGCACGCATCATCCGGTCTATGCCATGAGCTTCGAGCCGCATCCGCGCACGGTCTTCAACCCGTCCAAACCCGTTTTCCGTCTGACCCCGCCACAGCAGAAACTCGATTTGCTGCGCCTGTGCGGTCTCGATGGCGCGCTCATCCTTCCCTTCACTCGGGAGTTTGCCGGCATCGAAGCGAATGCCTTCGTTCAGGACATTCTCATCGACACGCTCGGCATCTCCCACGCAGTCACCGGTTATGACTTCCACTTCGGCCGGGCCAGACAGGGCACGCCAGACTATTTGCGTTCCGCCGGCGCCGACCACGGCTTCGGCGTGACCATCGTCCAGCGCGAGGAAGACGAAGGCGCCGAAGTCATTTCTTCCACTCGCATCCGCGACGGCCTCTCACGGGGGGATATAGCCCAGGCAAACGGTCTCCTTGGCTACCGCTGGTTCTTCGAGGCGGACGTGCGCCACGGAGACAAGCGCGGCCGCGACCTCGGCTATCCGACCGCCAACATGAGCCTTACCGAGGACTGCCCGCTGAAGCAGGGCATCTATGCGGTCAAGGTCCGTGTCGACGGGGCCTGGCATGACGGCGTCGCCAGCTATGGTCGCCGCCCGACCTTCGACAATGGCGCCGCACTGTTTGAAGTGTTCCTGTTCGACTTTGCTGGCGATCTCTACGGCAAGACGCTGCGCGTGCACCTGGTGTCCTATCTGCGCGGCGAGGAAAAGTTCGACTCGGTCGAGGCACTGATCGCCCAGATGGACCGGGACAGCGAAGAAGCCCGCGCCGCGCTCGGCTCGCTACAGCCGCTTTCCGAACTCGACATGAAACTGCTCGATCTTTCCGCCTGA
- a CDS encoding DMT family transporter yields MKRPSISSRSGDVEQNPLMAIFLMTSAMLLLPVMDITAKYLSAELPTLEVTFGRFFFQLLISLAIALVTGRLMHLRGKQPVVNYLRGILLGTASLCFFTAVKYMSVATAISIFFVEPMVLTILAAVLLKEQVGPRRIGAILVGLLGAIIVLRPTLAEIGLVSLLPVATAVLFSFYLLLNRLYPVRDDLLTIQFSAGLSGSLLLGTGLVIGYLTGIEGMEFVMPDAPQSGLLALIGLISFAGHGLVVSAFQRGSASMLAPLQYIEIVSATLFGYLVFSNFPDGPTWLGIALIISSGLYITHRERKLRQAASN; encoded by the coding sequence ATGAAGCGTCCATCCATTTCCTCGCGTTCCGGGGATGTCGAGCAGAACCCGCTCATGGCGATTTTCCTGATGACGTCGGCCATGCTGCTGCTGCCGGTGATGGATATCACCGCAAAATATCTCTCCGCGGAGCTGCCGACGCTTGAAGTCACATTCGGCCGCTTTTTCTTTCAGCTTCTGATCAGCCTCGCCATTGCACTGGTCACCGGCCGACTCATGCACCTGAGGGGCAAGCAACCGGTCGTGAACTATCTGCGCGGCATTCTTCTGGGCACGGCATCGCTCTGTTTCTTCACTGCGGTGAAGTACATGTCGGTGGCGACCGCGATCTCGATCTTCTTTGTTGAGCCCATGGTCCTTACCATCCTGGCGGCGGTGCTTTTGAAGGAACAGGTCGGCCCGCGGCGGATCGGCGCCATTCTCGTTGGCCTGCTGGGGGCCATAATCGTGTTGCGACCGACGCTGGCGGAAATTGGCCTCGTCAGCTTGCTGCCGGTCGCAACCGCCGTTCTGTTTTCCTTCTACCTGCTGCTCAACAGGCTCTACCCCGTTCGCGACGATCTTCTGACCATCCAGTTCAGCGCGGGCCTGTCCGGTTCACTGTTGCTTGGGACAGGTCTCGTGATCGGATATCTGACCGGGATCGAAGGCATGGAATTCGTCATGCCGGACGCCCCCCAGTCCGGCTTGCTGGCCTTGATCGGGCTGATTTCCTTCGCCGGCCACGGTCTTGTCGTTTCCGCGTTTCAACGCGGCAGCGCCAGTATGCTGGCACCGCTGCAATATATCGAAATCGTCAGCGCCACCCTGTTCGGGTATCTGGTCTTTTCCAATTTTCCGGACGGACCGACCTGGCTAGGGATTGCCCTGATCATCTCGAGCGGGCTCTACATCACCCACCGCGAGCGCAAGCTGCGGCAGGCGGCCTCAAACTGA
- a CDS encoding glycosyltransferase family 87 protein — protein MANQVKQAANGSQAGVDKASLWSRGVVTGDWLSWDRIGFACLCSAIGFTLGLLWMLVVPNTYGAPNGTLLMDYLSFWMAGGQALNGTPEVAYSPAAFSALQQQYTGSDTVFGFFYPPTFQMLQMPFALLPYKIAFAVFIGITTGLLCLACRLIAGNWLLAACLILVPACANNAFHGQNAALTAALYGFFLVGIERRQMVWAGIALGLLTIKPQLGILIPLALVASFNWRTFLSASVSTLVFAALGVAVLGFGTWQAFWIQAPVASAMMELGGVEWVKMISVYGAGRVLGLGHLPAMMVQVVFALAAAVCVWRVWRRTDAMSVRAPVLVGGTLLVTPFALSYDLTLIIIPCAFLIREGLRNGFLPYEKVALFIIIGLSASTSPFAIWLGMPIAPVLPVMLVWLGLRRLQLHAAHPEREHLDGAVAGSV, from the coding sequence ATGGCCAATCAGGTGAAACAGGCGGCAAATGGGTCGCAGGCGGGCGTAGACAAGGCAAGTCTCTGGTCTCGCGGTGTCGTGACGGGCGACTGGCTGAGCTGGGACCGGATCGGCTTTGCATGTCTGTGTTCGGCGATCGGTTTCACGCTGGGCCTGTTGTGGATGCTGGTGGTGCCCAATACTTATGGCGCGCCCAACGGCACGTTGCTGATGGATTACCTCAGCTTCTGGATGGCAGGGGGCCAGGCTCTCAACGGAACGCCGGAAGTGGCATACAGTCCCGCTGCGTTTTCCGCCCTCCAGCAGCAGTACACCGGATCAGACACCGTCTTCGGTTTCTTCTATCCGCCCACGTTCCAGATGTTGCAGATGCCGTTTGCGCTTCTACCCTACAAGATTGCGTTTGCCGTCTTTATCGGGATCACCACGGGTCTGTTGTGTCTGGCCTGCCGCCTGATTGCGGGCAATTGGCTGCTGGCCGCCTGTCTGATCCTCGTTCCAGCCTGCGCGAACAACGCCTTCCATGGCCAGAATGCAGCGTTGACCGCAGCGCTCTACGGTTTCTTTCTTGTCGGGATCGAACGGCGGCAGATGGTGTGGGCGGGCATCGCGCTGGGTCTTTTGACCATCAAGCCGCAGTTGGGCATCCTGATTCCGCTGGCCCTTGTTGCCAGCTTCAATTGGCGAACCTTCCTGAGTGCATCCGTCTCGACGCTGGTGTTCGCCGCGCTCGGCGTTGCGGTACTCGGCTTTGGCACCTGGCAGGCCTTCTGGATTCAGGCGCCGGTTGCCTCCGCCATGATGGAGCTGGGCGGCGTGGAATGGGTCAAGATGATTTCGGTTTACGGTGCAGGCAGGGTGCTGGGGCTCGGTCATCTGCCGGCGATGATGGTGCAGGTGGTCTTTGCCCTTGCCGCTGCCGTTTGCGTGTGGCGTGTCTGGCGGCGGACGGACGCCATGTCGGTGCGGGCTCCGGTCCTGGTCGGCGGCACCTTGCTGGTCACACCTTTTGCCCTTTCCTACGACCTGACGCTGATCATCATCCCTTGTGCCTTCCTGATCCGCGAGGGCCTCAGAAACGGCTTCTTGCCTTACGAGAAAGTAGCGCTCTTCATCATCATCGGCCTGTCTGCATCCACCAGCCCGTTTGCGATCTGGCTCGGCATGCCGATCGCACCCGTCCTGCCGGTGATGCTCGTCTGGCTGGGGCTGCGCAGACTCCAGTTGCACGCCGCACATCCGGAACGAGAGCACCTCGACGGCGCGGTTGCCGGATCAGTTTGA
- the ileS gene encoding isoleucine--tRNA ligase → MTETDKRDYSETLNLPQTEFPMRAGLPKKEPEILARWEQMNVYKKLREQGKGRNKFVLHDGPPYANGNIHIGHALNKTLKDIVTRSMQMTGFESNYVPGWDCHGLPIEWKIEEQYRAKGKNKDEVPINEFRRECREFAEHWIDVQRKEFKRLGIEGDWDNPYLTMRFESEAVIARELMKFATSGQLYRGSKPVMWSVVEKTALAEAEIEYQDYQSDMIWVKFPVESAGGRDEAAVEELLDASVVIWTTTPWTIPGNRAISYSSRIDYSLYEVTQDGLPDDNWVQKGDKLILADALADEVFKNARITDFARVRSVSNDELETLTCAHPLAGLDLGGYEFDVPLLDGDHVTDDAGTGFVHTAPGHGTDDFEIWMTKRADLEARGINTAIPFTVADDGFYTKDAPGFEGCEVITHKGEKGKANKAVIEKLKESGNLIGLGRLKHSYPHSWRSKKPVIFRNTPQWFVYMDKQLSGEGDTLRTRALNAIDETRFVPGAGQNRLRSMIENRPDWVLSRQRAWGVPITVFIHKETSEVLKDENVNKRIFDAFVAEGADAWFADGAKERFLGNDYKADEWDMVRDILDVWFDSGSTHAFVLEQREDLAPKRKTDGGKDYVLYLEGSDQHRGWFHSSLLESCGTRGHAPYDAVLTHGFTMAEDGRKMSKSLGNQVFPQDVIKQYGADILRLWVASTDYWEDQRLGPEIIKTSVDSYRKLRNTLRWMLGSLGHATGEEVALADMPELERLMLHRLVELDKMIREAYWEFDYKKVFHQLFTFMTVELSAFYFDIRKDALYCDAASSVRRKSSLFVIEKLFDCLVTWLAPMMPFTMDETWTSRYGEDACVHLEQFPTVPAEWRDDALAAKWAKIKTVRRVITGALEIERREKRIGSSLEAHPVVHVTDAELMDALKGKDMADIAITSQLTLSSEPAPEGAFTLGDTKGVAVVPGLAEGTKCARSWKILPEVGSDPDYPDVTLRDAAALREWDAAHAAA, encoded by the coding sequence ATGACCGAGACAGATAAACGCGACTATTCCGAAACGCTGAACCTGCCGCAGACCGAATTCCCGATGCGCGCCGGCCTTCCCAAGAAAGAGCCGGAAATCCTCGCTCGCTGGGAGCAGATGAACGTCTACAAAAAGCTGCGCGAACAGGGCAAGGGCCGCAACAAGTTCGTGCTGCATGACGGACCTCCCTATGCCAACGGCAACATCCATATCGGCCATGCGCTGAACAAGACGCTGAAAGACATCGTCACGCGCTCCATGCAGATGACGGGCTTCGAGAGCAACTACGTTCCGGGCTGGGACTGCCACGGCCTGCCGATCGAATGGAAGATCGAGGAGCAGTACCGCGCCAAGGGCAAGAACAAGGACGAGGTGCCGATCAACGAATTCCGCCGCGAGTGCCGCGAATTCGCCGAGCACTGGATCGACGTCCAGCGCAAGGAGTTCAAGCGCCTCGGCATCGAGGGCGACTGGGACAATCCTTACCTGACGATGCGCTTCGAGAGCGAAGCCGTGATTGCCCGGGAACTGATGAAGTTCGCAACCTCCGGCCAGCTTTACCGCGGTTCCAAGCCGGTGATGTGGTCGGTGGTCGAAAAGACCGCGCTTGCCGAAGCCGAGATCGAGTATCAGGACTACCAGTCCGACATGATCTGGGTGAAGTTCCCGGTCGAAAGTGCCGGCGGACGCGATGAAGCGGCTGTCGAGGAACTGCTGGACGCTTCGGTCGTGATCTGGACGACCACGCCCTGGACCATCCCGGGCAACCGCGCCATCAGCTATTCCTCGCGCATCGACTACAGCCTCTACGAGGTTACACAGGACGGACTGCCGGACGACAACTGGGTGCAGAAGGGCGACAAGCTGATCCTGGCGGATGCCCTTGCCGACGAAGTGTTCAAGAACGCCCGTATCACCGATTTTGCGCGTGTCCGGTCCGTCAGCAACGACGAGCTGGAAACACTGACCTGTGCTCATCCGCTGGCCGGACTCGACCTCGGCGGTTACGAATTCGACGTGCCGCTGCTGGACGGTGACCATGTCACCGACGATGCCGGTACCGGCTTCGTGCACACGGCACCAGGCCACGGCACGGACGACTTTGAAATCTGGATGACCAAACGGGCCGATCTGGAAGCACGCGGCATCAACACCGCGATCCCCTTCACTGTTGCCGATGACGGCTTCTACACCAAGGATGCCCCTGGCTTCGAAGGTTGCGAAGTCATCACGCACAAGGGCGAGAAGGGCAAGGCCAACAAGGCCGTGATCGAAAAGCTGAAGGAAAGCGGCAACCTGATCGGCCTCGGCCGGTTGAAGCATTCCTATCCGCATTCCTGGCGTTCCAAGAAGCCGGTGATCTTCCGCAACACGCCGCAGTGGTTCGTCTACATGGACAAGCAGCTGTCCGGCGAAGGCGACACGCTGCGCACGCGGGCACTGAACGCCATCGACGAGACACGCTTCGTGCCGGGTGCCGGCCAGAACCGTCTTCGCTCCATGATCGAGAACCGGCCGGACTGGGTCCTGTCGCGCCAGCGCGCCTGGGGTGTGCCGATCACCGTGTTCATCCACAAGGAAACTTCTGAAGTCCTGAAGGACGAAAACGTCAACAAGCGCATCTTCGATGCCTTCGTGGCGGAGGGTGCCGACGCCTGGTTTGCGGATGGCGCCAAGGAGCGTTTCCTGGGCAACGACTACAAGGCAGACGAGTGGGACATGGTCCGTGACATCCTGGATGTCTGGTTCGACAGTGGGTCCACACATGCGTTCGTTCTGGAACAGCGCGAAGATCTCGCCCCCAAGCGCAAGACCGACGGCGGCAAGGACTATGTCCTTTACCTTGAAGGCTCCGACCAGCATCGCGGCTGGTTCCATTCCTCACTGCTGGAAAGCTGCGGCACACGCGGTCATGCACCTTACGACGCCGTTCTGACACATGGCTTCACCATGGCAGAAGACGGCCGCAAGATGTCAAAGTCTCTCGGCAACCAGGTGTTCCCGCAGGACGTCATCAAGCAGTACGGCGCCGACATCCTGCGCCTGTGGGTGGCCTCCACCGACTATTGGGAAGACCAGCGCCTCGGGCCGGAGATCATCAAGACCAGCGTCGACAGCTACCGGAAGCTGCGCAATACGCTGCGCTGGATGCTGGGCTCACTTGGCCATGCCACCGGCGAAGAAGTCGCGCTGGCCGACATGCCTGAGCTGGAGCGGCTGATGCTGCACAGGCTGGTCGAACTCGACAAGATGATCCGTGAAGCCTACTGGGAGTTCGACTACAAGAAGGTCTTCCACCAGTTGTTCACTTTCATGACGGTGGAACTGTCGGCCTTCTATTTCGACATTCGCAAGGACGCGCTTTATTGCGATGCGGCTTCGTCCGTGCGCCGCAAGTCGTCGCTTTTCGTGATCGAGAAGCTGTTCGATTGCCTGGTGACCTGGCTCGCACCGATGATGCCGTTCACCATGGACGAAACCTGGACCTCCCGTTACGGCGAGGATGCCTGCGTTCACCTGGAGCAGTTCCCGACTGTTCCGGCCGAATGGCGTGACGATGCGCTTGCCGCCAAGTGGGCGAAGATCAAGACGGTTCGCCGCGTGATCACCGGCGCGCTGGAAATCGAGCGCCGTGAAAAGCGGATCGGCTCCTCGCTGGAAGCTCACCCGGTCGTGCATGTCACCGATGCGGAACTGATGGACGCGCTCAAGGGCAAGGACATGGCGGACATCGCCATCACCAGCCAGTTGACGCTCAGCAGCGAACCGGCACCGGAAGGCGCGTTCACGCTCGGCGACACCAAGGGTGTGGCTGTCGTGCCCGGCCTTGCCGAGGGTACCAAATGCGCCCGCTCGTGGAAGATCCTGCCGGAAGTCGGCTCCGATCCGGATTATCCGGATGTGACCCTGCGCGATGCTGCCGCCCTGCGTGAATGGGACGCTGCCCATGCCGCAGCCTGA